The following is a genomic window from candidate division KSB1 bacterium.
AACGTTTAATGATTGTCGGAAATTTGATGCTGCTGAGCGGTATTCACCCCAAAGAAGTTTTCACCTGGTTTATGGAACTGTTTGTGGACTCGGCGGATTGGGTGATGACACCCAATGTATACGGGATGAGTCAGTTTGCAGACGGCGGCCAAATTGCCACCAAACCCTACATCGCTGGGTCAAACTATATACTCAAAATGAGTAACTATAAAAAAGGCACATGGTGCGATATCGCAGACGGTCTGTACTGGAGATTTATCGAAATGCATAAAGACTTTTTCGATACGAATCCCCGTATGCGGATCATGACCCGCGCTTTGATGAACCTGGACAAGAACCATAAGCAAACCATTTTCACCGCAGCCGAGTCATTTATTGATCGCACGACAACTCTATGATCACGGGATCTCAATCAGGCTCTGATCTCCGACCATAAATCGGTTGGATCTCGGTCGTCCTCCAGCCTGTTTAATCCGGGCGGCTGAACCCAGCAAACTTCCTTCAATGCGGATATCGACATCACATATTTCACATTCATCCATGACAATACTGAACTCGATTTCACTGTTTCGCATTTGACAGGCTTTACCGATTGACGTAAACGGACCGATAAAGCTGTTCTCGACACGAGTATTGGCTCCGATAACTGCAGGCCCGCGGACTGTACTATTGATAATTTCAACGCCTTCTTCCAGGACGACATTCCCCGTGACCAGCGAGTCCTTGTCAATCATCCCCTGTAAATCGCCAATTGTATGTTCAAGGATCAATCGATTGGCTTCCAAAATATCAGCCGGCTTTCCTGTATCTTTCCACCATCCGGTGATTTCAGAAAAGCTTATTGTGTAGCCATGGTCCAAAAGATATTGATGCGCATCTGATATTTCCAGTTCTTTTCTCCAGCTGGGCGCAATATTATTTACCGCTTTGAAAATATTCGGGTCGTAAATATAGATGCCGGCGACCGCAAACTCGCTCCGGGGATTTTTTGGTTTCTCTTCAATGGCAATTATTCGGTCATTTTCAATCAAGGGGACGCCAAAACGCTCCGGGTCTTTGACCCGCGCCAGGGTGAGATGACAATTAGACCCTGAGCGTTCAAACTCGTTTATAAATCGATCCAGATCGCCGACCACCATGTTATCACCAAGGTAAAAAATAAAAGAATCATCTCCGATAAACGGCTCGGCGATTTTCACCACATGCGCAAGCCCCAAAGGAGCATCCTGAGGAATATAGGTAATTTCCAGTCCCCAGATATCACCATTGCCAATCGCTTCCTTGAGTACTGTATCTTCCTGATTGGTAATGATCCCCACTTGTTTAATCCCTGTTTTGGCAATTTTTTCCAGTGAATAGTGCAAAATGGGTTTGTTTGCGATGGGCAGCAGATGCTTATTACTGGTATGAGTCAATGGTCTCAGACGCGTTCCTTTTCCTCCTGCCGTAATCAATGCTTTCATGGATATCCTCTCGAGATAAATCAGTCAATGAACAGACTTTGGTTTCCAGACTATAATTTAAAAAAACAAGGCAAACATACAACAGTAAGTTTTAAACAAGATCGTTAAAGGATAAAAAAAAACGCCGAGACAGATAAATCTGCCCCGGCGTCGTGGGAGTATGGGGGATGCAACATTCTTAGCGCACAAGAGAGACTTTTAATCGGTCTGTATATTCTCCGGCGGTGATGGTCACAAAGTAGACACCTGAACTTTGGTCCAATCCAAACTCGTTCATTCCGTTCCAGTTGATTGAATGTTCACCTGCCCCCATGGTTTGATTCAACAGTGTTTTCACCAACTGCCCTCGCATGTTAAATATCTTTAGACTTACAGGTCCGGCTTGTGCACATTCAAACTGGACAGTGGTTGATAAATTAAAGGGATTGGGAAAATTCTCATGCAGACGATACTGAAAAACGTGACTTTTGTCATCTCTAACATTGGATGCCAACATATTGCAGGCAACAGGTCCGTAAAATGTGTGTTCTCCGTTGATACTGACTTCCTGCAGCTTGTACATACTTTCTGATGATGCATTGCGGTCGGTAAATATGTATTGTGTTGCCGTGCCGGTTTGCCCGGCGCCTGCGACAATCAAATTTGAATTTATCTTTTCATATCCGGAATCACTGTTATCGCTTCGGTACACGTTAAAACCGGCGTGATTGATCAGATTTTCAACGTCCCATTGCAGGGAAACACTTTGATTTTTCCACTCTGCTGTAAAAGAGGTCAAATTGACTGCCATAGCCTCATAGGACGAATCATCTTCATCCAGATCAAGAATACCATACCCCCAGGAGGCATCCGGCGTAGTTGTTATATCAGGATCTGTATCCGCATAGACAGTTAATTCATCATAAACCTGCTGTGCTGAAAAAGACGGATTTTTATCCAGAATGAGTGCGGCGCCTCCGGTTACAACGGGGGCGGCCATACTGGTTCCTGACATGATGATGTAATCCGCATCACCCGTATCTCCGAAATTTTCACCGTCATTATCCACCCAGCTGTTGGACGGACTTGAGTTTGCGATGTGATCTCGGACCGAAACCACCCAGTATCCCGGTGCGGTGATATCAGGTTTGGGATACTCGTCAACTCGCGGACCGCGTCCTGAAAAAGCGCAAAGATCACCCGAACTACTTGTCGAATAGGTGTTTCCCAAATAATTGATCACTTCATCCCGTGGTTTCATTGCGCCGACCGTAAATGCATTATCAGCGCATCCCGGATTCGAGATTGTATACTGTGGATCAGCATTTGCAAATGTGATTCCGCCTTTATTATAATCTTCATAAATATGCACCTCTTGATCGAAAGCGGAATGATTCACGACCTTGATATAATATGTTTGGTTTCCCGTGGGTAAATATTCATTCCAATACGAAATTTGGTGTTCGGTACCTTTGGTGCTTTCTGTCTGTGTATTATAAGCTATACTATCTATCGGATTTTTGTTGCTGTCATAATAGAGTAATGAAAGAATTCGATTTTCACTTGATCCGTCATACCAGATTGTGTTGAATTTAAGTTTCAGATAATTGTCATAAGCGACGGACGCATTCACCTGAATATACTCCGACTCGCCATTGGCAGGAACGGTTGTTGAATAATGGCGGTTGTCATTCCCATAATTACCGGCAGCGACAATAATAGGTACATCATAGTTTGCCACCAGTTCATCGATTTTTTGGCTCAGAATATGGCTGCCGTCATGATAAGCGTCCCATCCTCCGTAGCTCAGGTTGATGACGTCTGCATTGTAGGTTTTAACAGCATCATTAAGAGCATAATACATGGCAAGGGTTGATGCACTGGCGTTTACATCATTACCGATTTTCAAAAAGATCAGTTCAGCGCCAGGAGCCATGCCCCGGTACGGTCCCCCGCCATTGGCCGTGTTGTACAAAGACTGCGTCCCGCGTCCCAGTATGGTCCCTGTAACATGGGTACCATGCCCGCTTACGGTCGTCAAAATATCATCATCATAACTCGGAGCATTGGAATAGTCTTTTGCAACAACAGGAGTCGGGAGATCGGAATGAGATAAATCAAGACTTGCATCCAATACTGCGACGCGGACGCTGCTGCCATCAGCACTTCCGGAACCATCATAGTCGTTCTGCCAATAAGTGCCGGCCTCGACCCAGACTGCCGCACTGTTATTTTGAGATGTGAGCTTTAAATCTGCCGCATCGAGACGTTGTACAAACGTGTGTTTTCAGAGTCGGTACCAATTGATCCAGAGGCATCAGAGCCAGAACAAATCCCAGGGGATGGGCTCCTACGGGACCTGTCCAGGAGTCTTTTAGGACTTTAAGTCCATCGGCTTTTAATTGATAAATCTGGCTTGCATCAGGCTCATGTTCAAAGTAGATAGCAACCGGAATTCTGGTATCGTTCGATTTTGCCAGAGAGGAATTTTGTACATATCGCGATTCGTTCAGTTTTTGATCGACGAGTTCGTAGATATGCCCGCTGCCCAATTTAGAGACCAGACTGTCAGGCAAGTCTCCTAAATTTGTACCGGCCGCCTTAATGGAAGGAGAGAGGAATATGAGGACAATGTGAAAAATGATGAATAATGTAATTTTATTTGATTGCATTGTAATACTCCACACTCACACTACTTTCTTTAATACTATTCCTTTACATGCCAAAAACGTGCCAAAGTATTCCCAAACAAGGTTGTGTTCTTATTAATATATATTTAACAACTATTTATGAAAGCCTATTGTTTAACATGCTTTTTAACAAAAATCCCCATTATGTTCAATTTATTGACACATTATTGCGATATTTTCCTATTATCAGGATATATTACTTTAATAAATGATATTATTGGTTTTACACTATTTAATTGTAGTGTTCAATTTACAACACTTCAAAAGTTTACGTTTTACATTAAGCAGATTATTCATATCTTATAGCGCTCACCATTTTTTACGCAACTGTGTCTTTTTGCTGGTAAAGAATACAATTAACAAGGCAACTGCGAATGAGTTATATGGAAAACGTCAATCAAATATTGTCAAAATGGAACCAGTCTGATCTCGCTAAAACTCCATCTATACTTTATCGTACAGCTCTGCATTTTTTTCTTGATATATCCCAATCCAAACGCGCTCTGTTTCTTGTTCGAGAGCAATCTCATTTTACGTGCACAGCGGGTCTTGAACATGACACTACCTCGCTGACCCGTCAGCATATTTCTGATCTGAATAAATCATTAAAATCCGATGGGTTTGATCTGAGAGGGCATGAAATTTCAAAAATCACCCAATCACCGGGTTGGGCATTAATCACTTTGGGTAAACCAAATTATGGTATAATGGGGGTGATCTGTTTACAGAATCCGGAGAAAGATTTACGCGCTTTTGATGTTCAAAACACCATAGATATCCTGAAAAATTCATTGGTTGCACATCTTTGCCTCATTCAGGAACGCAGAAAGCGAAGAGAATTGGAAATGGAAAAGGCTGACGGAATGTTCATTAATACGGATTACAGACAATGGTCCCGGCCTGGGCTTTGATACTCTAAATCCTTTTATTCAGGATCATTACTCGTCAAAGTCCGACGGGCATGGGTTTGGAATTATGATCTGCAAAGAGACTGTTGAAGCGCATGGAGGACATTTTGCACTCCATTCAACCGGAGCAAAAGGTACTGTGTTTGATATCATTCTCCCTTATCTTATTACCACCACTTTAATTCTTTACCATTTTCACCGGTCTAAAACTTTACCATACATTTTCTTTCATTTAATTCATTTTCATAAATATTCATAAAAATTCCATCTAATTTTCTCTTATTTTCATATCATTCGTTTTATTCTCTTTTTCCCCCCTTTTCACAAATTAATTTTTATGGCACTTTAGATTATTGGGCTTGTTTTTGGCTGTATGTTGGTTCTCAGCCCTAACTATCCTTCCACCAATACGAGTGTCTTGTGATGAAGAAAACCATTATTTGCAAGAATTGCTGTAAGCAAAAACCTGCTAATCCCCGGCTCAAAGGCAATCAGTTATACTGCAGTGCCCCCAACTGCCAAAGAGCCCGCAAACGTGCCTGGCAAAAACAAAAAATGATTCAGGATTCTCAGTATCACGAACAGCAAGTCGCATGTTTAAAGAAATGGCGCAAGACCTATCCATTAGATAAATATCAAAAAGAGTATCGTAAAAAGCATCCAGACTATGTGAAAAGAAACCGAGACCTTCAGAAAAAACGCAATGCGAACCAGTCAAAAAAAGCGGAGCTGATTAAAATTGTAAAAATGGACGCGTTAAAAAAGCAGTCAGAAAAATTATACACTTGTGTAATGAATCCTTATAAAATTGATTCATCCGGGAAAATTGTAAAAATGGACGCGTTAATCGTGCAACTGGCTGATTTACATAAAAATATTGACCTTTTTTTGTCTTTAAGAATTTAATTGTAAAAATGGACGCTATTGCTATTTGCCTTGTGGTATAGTAGATTTCAGTTGAATTTGTACGTGATCTATTATTGGGAGGCAGAATGATGAAAATCACCAAAAAACCCCTTATTCCCGACCGGGTGCGTAACATTGATGGGGGATTTAGTTTTATTCCACACCGGTTTATCACAGACCATTTTTTTACCAGTTTGAATCAACACGAGCTTTTGATTTACTTTTTGCTCGTGCTTGTCGGAGATCGGCACGGGCTGTCTTATTACAGTCAGGACCGGCTCTGCACGATGCTGAGGATAAGTCTTGATGATTTTATCACTGCCAGAAACGCTTTGATCAAAAAATCCCTGATTGCCTTTGACGGGTTTATGTTTCAGGTGCTTTCTTTGCCGAAAAAGCCGGTTGCACTGCCTTCAAAACCCTTGACTACCCGCTCCGATTTTGAAAACTGGGACCCCATGACGATCCGTAAACTTGTAACTGAATCTCTTGAAAGGGCCAAAAGTCATGATGAATAAACGAATCATCTTTGAAATTCACAAATTGGCTGATATGGGCATGAAACAACGCCAAATTGCCAGAAAGTTATGTATTTCAAGACCAACTGTGCAAAAATATCTCAACTCCCCGGATATTGCCACACCTCCCAGACGTCCAAAGCCAGGTAAATTGGAACCGTTCTATAATTATATTGATGAACTGCTGGAAGGTTGGCCGAACGCCAGCGCTGTTGTTATTAAACAACGTATCGACGAAAAAGGCTATACCGGAGGGATTACGATTTTGCGCGATTACCTCCTTGCTAAACGAGGAGGTAAGAAACGATCCAAAGCCTACATTCGGTTTGAAAGCAGCCCTGGTGAACAATGTCAGTTTGATTGGGGGCATTTCGGCAGTCTCATTTATGGCAACACCTCCAGAAAACTGTACTGCATGACGGTGATAGAATGCCATTCCAGAATGCTCTACATCGAGTTCACACATAGTCAAAACAAAGAAGCTGTGATGCGCACCCTGTTGAATTCTTTTTTATTCTTTGGTGGCGCTCCCAAAGAACTGGTGCACGATAATTTGAAAACAGCGGTCATTGAACGAATCGGCGATATTATCCGGTTCAACGAAGATTATTTGCATTTCTTGCGCCCTTTTCATATCAGACCTTACGCGTGCGGCATAAGGGACGCATCCGCAAAAGGCAAGATAGAAAAAGGCGGTGTTCATTACGTTCGCTATAACTTTTGGCCGTGCCGCACCTTTGCCGATCTGGATGATGTAAATGTGCAAGCCTGCAAATGGCGCGATCACATTGCAAATACACGTATTCACGCAACAACGAATGAAAAACCGGTTGAACGTTTTCAGCCGAAAGCCCTGCGTCCATTGCCGGATGTATTGCCGGATACCAGAGATCATTCAGAAGCTAAAGTCCATTCCGATTGCCGGTTTAAATTTGATGCAAATTATTATTCAGCGCCTTGGTGGATGGCCGGTAAAACAGTCAGTGTCAAAGCGGATAACCATACAATTTGGGCAGGCCATAAAAACAAAATTGTTGCTGTACACACGCGAAGCTGGAAACGCCGGGCTGTTATTGAAAATCCGAACCATATTTCAGAACTTTTGAAAACACGTAAAAAGGCAAGGTTAACCAGACAAGAACAACTCTTGTTTTCAATGGGTGAACCCATCAAACTATTCATCGAAAATTTGGCCAAGGCCGGGAAAAGCCTTTCCCGGGCATCCAGTCATCTCCTGGAATTAAGAGAACAATATGGAGCCAAAGCAGTTGTGGAGGCCGTTGAAATAACCCTCAAATACAAAGCCTATGGCGTCGATTATGTTGAGAATATCCTGCATCAAAAAATGCATATTAAAACATATTACCCCAAAGTTACCCTCAAAGATGAAACGCTCAATCAGTTACAATTACAGGAACCCGATCTGTTAATCTATGATGCCATTACTTTGAAAAAAAGCAGGAACAATGATGACAAAAATTGAAAATACAATCCACAAATTGCAGCAGTTGCGACTCAATACCATGGCCGAATATCTCGAAGATGCCTTTGAAAAAGAAAAAGAGCAGAACAACGGCTTTCTGTGGCTGCTCGATTATTTGCTTGACCTGGAAAACGAATCACGCTGGAAACGCTCTGTTGAAAACAGAATCAAAGCGTCGCATTTGATTGATAAATGCTTGCCAAGTGACTTTGATTTTAAATTCCATGTCTCCCGACAACAGAACCGATCCCTTGTTTTGCGTTTGTCCGAATGTGATTTTATTCATAAAAAACAAGACGTGATCTTTATTGGCGCCCCCGGAACCGGAAAAACCCGATTAGCAAAAACCATAGCTTATCAAGCCTGTTTGAAAAATGAACGTGTACTCTTCACAACAGCTATTGATATGATTAATCACCTCATTGCCGCTCAAGCTGATCAGTCGTTGTTAAAAAAACTAAAATTTTATCAAACTCCAAGTCTGCTTGTTTGTGACGAGTTGGGTTTTCTTTCGCTTGACGAACAGTCATCAAATCTTTTTTTCCAGGTGCTCAGTGCCAGGCATGAACGTGTGAGTACAATCGTGACCACCAATCTGCCCTTTGGCCGCTGGGGAGAGATCTTTCAAAGTGCTGTAATCGCTCAAGCCATCGCAGACCGGCTCGTTAAAAACTCGGAGATT
Proteins encoded in this region:
- a CDS encoding glucose-1-phosphate thymidylyltransferase, whose product is MKALITAGGKGTRLRPLTHTSNKHLLPIANKPILHYSLEKIAKTGIKQVGIITNQEDTVLKEAIGNGDIWGLEITYIPQDAPLGLAHVVKIAEPFIGDDSFIFYLGDNMVVGDLDRFINEFERSGSNCHLTLARVKDPERFGVPLIENDRIIAIEEKPKNPRSEFAVAGIYIYDPNIFKAVNNIAPSWRKELEISDAHQYLLDHGYTISFSEITGWWKDTGKPADILEANRLILEHTIGDLQGMIDKDSLVTGNVVLEEGVEIINSTVRGPAVIGANTRVENSFIGPFTSIGKACQMRNSEIEFSIVMDECEICDVDIRIEGSLLGSAARIKQAGGRPRSNRFMVGDQSLIEIP
- a CDS encoding T9SS type A sorting domain-containing protein; translation: MAVNLTSFTAEWKNQSVSLQWDVENLINHAGFNVYRSDNSDSGYEKINSNLIVAGAGQTGTATQYIFTDRNASSESMYKLQEVSINGEHTFYGPVACNMLASNVRDDKSHVFQYRLHENFPNPFNLSTTVQFECAQAGPVSLKIFNMRGQLVKTLLNQTMGAGEHSINWNGMNEFGLDQSSGVYFVTITAGEYTDRLKVSLVR
- the istA gene encoding IS21 family transposase, which codes for MMNKRIIFEIHKLADMGMKQRQIARKLCISRPTVQKYLNSPDIATPPRRPKPGKLEPFYNYIDELLEGWPNASAVVIKQRIDEKGYTGGITILRDYLLAKRGGKKRSKAYIRFESSPGEQCQFDWGHFGSLIYGNTSRKLYCMTVIECHSRMLYIEFTHSQNKEAVMRTLLNSFLFFGGAPKELVHDNLKTAVIERIGDIIRFNEDYLHFLRPFHIRPYACGIRDASAKGKIEKGGVHYVRYNFWPCRTFADLDDVNVQACKWRDHIANTRIHATTNEKPVERFQPKALRPLPDVLPDTRDHSEAKVHSDCRFKFDANYYSAPWWMAGKTVSVKADNHTIWAGHKNKIVAVHTRSWKRRAVIENPNHISELLKTRKKARLTRQEQLLFSMGEPIKLFIENLAKAGKSLSRASSHLLELREQYGAKAVVEAVEITLKYKAYGVDYVENILHQKMHIKTYYPKVTLKDETLNQLQLQEPDLLIYDAITLKKSRNNDDKN
- the istB gene encoding IS21-like element helper ATPase IstB; protein product: MMTKIENTIHKLQQLRLNTMAEYLEDAFEKEKEQNNGFLWLLDYLLDLENESRWKRSVENRIKASHLIDKCLPSDFDFKFHVSRQQNRSLVLRLSECDFIHKKQDVIFIGAPGTGKTRLAKTIAYQACLKNERVLFTTAIDMINHLIAAQADQSLLKKLKFYQTPSLLVCDELGFLSLDEQSSNLFFQVLSARHERVSTIVTTNLPFGRWGEIFQSAVIAQAIADRLVKNSEIILMEGPSYRQKNK